From Macaca mulatta isolate MMU2019108-1 chromosome 3, T2T-MMU8v2.0, whole genome shotgun sequence, the proteins below share one genomic window:
- the RAMP3 gene encoding receptor activity-modifying protein 3 isoform X2, translating to METGARRRPQLLPLLLLLCGSHSVAQSGVQWCNHSSLQPQTPQAILPLQPPKWLGLQVCAITSDCLFDDGRSGGCPRAGGCNETGLLERLPLCGKAFADMMGKVDVWKWCNLSEFIVYYESFTNCTEMEANIVGCYWPNPLAQGFITGIHRQFFSNCTMDKVHLEDPPDEVGPQPLPGGFYAIS from the exons ggtctcattctgttgcccagtctggagtgcagtggtgcaatcatagctcattgcaaccccagactcctcaagccatcctcccacttcaacctcccaagtggctggggttacaagtgtgtgCTATCACGTCTGACTGCCTTTTTGATGATGGCCGTTCTG GTGGGTGTCCCAGAGCGGGCGGCTGCAACGAGACAGGCCTGTTGGAGAGGCTGCCCCTGTGTGGGAAGGCTTTCGCAGACATGATGGGCAAGGTGGACGTCTGGAAGTGGTGCAACCTGTCCGAGTTCATCGT GTACTATGAGAGTTTCACCAACTGCACTGAGATGGAGGCCAACATCGTGGGCTGCTACTGGCCCAACCCCCTGGCCCAGGGCTTCATCACCGGCATCCACAGGCAGTTCTTCTCCAACTGCACCATGGACAAGGTCCACTTGGAGGACCCCCCAGATGAG GTTGGGCCGCAGCCTCTGCCCGGAGGTTTCTATGCCATTTCTTAG
- the RAMP3 gene encoding receptor activity-modifying protein 3 isoform X3: protein MAPQLLDPLAGGWGGQQATESEALWEKQVRGDEGLSMDLAVEAPLKPGHVLGAASCLRPRIANSSVLGFEAVPFALAVLCRHYLERHRYYESFTNCTEMEANIVGCYWPNPLAQGFITGIHRQFFSNCTMDKVHLEDPPDEVLIPLIIIPVVLTVAMAGLVVWRSKRTDTLL from the exons ATGGCTCCCCAGCTCCTGGATCCGCTGGCAGGGGGTTGGGGTGGACAGCAGGCCACTGAATCTGAGGCCCTGTGGGAGAAGCAGGTCAGGGGAGATGAGGGTTTGTCCATGGACCTAGCTGTTGAGGCGCCTCTAAAGCCTGGGCATGTTTTAGGGGCTGCATCGTGCCTGAGGCCCAGGATAGCCAACAGCTCTGTACTTGGATTCGAGGCTGTTCCTTTTGCTCTGGCTGTTCTCTGCCGACACTACCTGGAAAGGCACAG GTACTATGAGAGTTTCACCAACTGCACTGAGATGGAGGCCAACATCGTGGGCTGCTACTGGCCCAACCCCCTGGCCCAGGGCTTCATCACCGGCATCCACAGGCAGTTCTTCTCCAACTGCACCATGGACAAGGTCCACTTGGAGGACCCCCCAGATGAGGTTCTTATCCCGCTGATCATTATCCCTGTTGTTCTGACTGTCGCCATGGCTGGCTTGGTGGTGTGGCGCAGCAAGCGCACCGACACGCTGCTGTGA
- the RAMP3 gene encoding receptor activity-modifying protein 3 isoform X1 translates to METGARRRPQLLPLLLLLCGSHSVAQSGVQWCNHSSLQPQTPQAILPLQPPKWLGLQVCAITSDCLFDDGRSGGCPRAGGCNETGLLERLPLCGKAFADMMGKVDVWKWCNLSEFIVYYESFTNCTEMEANIVGCYWPNPLAQGFITGIHRQFFSNCTMDKVHLEDPPDEVLIPLIIIPVVLTVAMAGLVVWRSKRTDTLL, encoded by the exons ggtctcattctgttgcccagtctggagtgcagtggtgcaatcatagctcattgcaaccccagactcctcaagccatcctcccacttcaacctcccaagtggctggggttacaagtgtgtgCTATCACGTCTGACTGCCTTTTTGATGATGGCCGTTCTG GTGGGTGTCCCAGAGCGGGCGGCTGCAACGAGACAGGCCTGTTGGAGAGGCTGCCCCTGTGTGGGAAGGCTTTCGCAGACATGATGGGCAAGGTGGACGTCTGGAAGTGGTGCAACCTGTCCGAGTTCATCGT GTACTATGAGAGTTTCACCAACTGCACTGAGATGGAGGCCAACATCGTGGGCTGCTACTGGCCCAACCCCCTGGCCCAGGGCTTCATCACCGGCATCCACAGGCAGTTCTTCTCCAACTGCACCATGGACAAGGTCCACTTGGAGGACCCCCCAGATGAGGTTCTTATCCCGCTGATCATTATCCCTGTTGTTCTGACTGTCGCCATGGCTGGCTTGGTGGTGTGGCGCAGCAAGCGCACCGACACGCTGCTGTGA